In a single window of the Elaeis guineensis isolate ETL-2024a chromosome 6, EG11, whole genome shotgun sequence genome:
- the LOC105047508 gene encoding heat stress transcription factor C-1b yields the protein MGMEEESSCGKIGYQIQVAPFVAKTYQMVNDPRTDALIQWGKGNNSFLVLDPADFSQLLLPSYFKHSNFSSFVRQLNTYGFRKVDPDRWEFAHEFFLRGQTHLLPCIVRRKKRNDGSSSSSSDRKEGIQGEEEEESLLKELARLRQEQRALDEELQRMSKRLQTTEKRPQQMMSFLVKVAEDPDFLPRLILSKKQQLAPEKKRRLVAPSTPHPFSPPPSLLLASEVSPPLDIGSAAGQTNFSTLEHRPAGPLTVEAERTLPTSSSTLVDTGRDGGVGVNDTVISGNQVRLLSEFGLAETSSMTEKAVPFPFSLLGHGFF from the exons ATGGGAATGGAAGAGGAGAGCAGCTGCGGTAAAATAGGGTATCAAATCCAGGTGGCGCCCTTCGTAGCGAAGACGTACCAGATGGTGAACGACCCCAGGACCGACGCCTTGATCCAGTGGGGAAAAGGGAACAACAGCTTCCTCGTTCTCGACCCCGCCGACTTctcccagctcctcctcccctctTACTTCAAGCACAGCAACTTCTCCAGCTTCGTCCGCCAGCTCAACACCTAC GGTTTCAGGAAGGTGGATCCGGATCGATGGGAGTttgctcatgaatttttcctccgaGGGCAGACACACCTATTGCCTTGCATCGTTCGTCGAAAGAAGAGGAACGACGGtagtagcagcagcagcagcgaTAGGAAGGAAGGCATCCAaggggaggaggaagaggagagttTATTAAAAGAGCTTGCGAGGTTAAGACAAGAGCAAAGGGCACTAGATGAAGAGTTACAACGGATGAGCAAGAGACTTCAAACCACGGAAAAGCGGCCACAGCAGATGATGTCCTTCCTTGTTAAAGTGGCCGAGGACCCCGACTTCCTCCCTCGGCTTATACTTTCCAAGAAGCAGCAGTTGGCACCGGAGAAGAAGCGGCGGCTTGTCGCACCCTCGACACCTCatcctttctctcctcctccttccctcctCTTGGCAAGCGAAGTCTCACCACCTTTAGACATCGGCTCGGCAGCAGGACAAACGAACTTTTCCACTTTGGAGCATCGACCTGCAGGGCCTTTAACAGTAGAAGCAGAGAGAACGTTACCAACTTCTTCCAGTACTTTGGTTGATACTGGCCGTGATGGTGGAGTTGGTGTTAACGATACTGTTATTTCGGGGAACCAAGTGCGCTTGCTATCGGAGTTTGGATTGGCCGAAACGAGCTCGATGACCGAAAAAGCAGTACCATTCCCGTTCTCTTTGCTCGGCCACGGATTCTTCTAG
- the LOC105047785 gene encoding indole-3-pyruvate monooxygenase YUCCA2, with protein sequence MESWGEIEGKRVHDPSLNLFRHHPSDHYCKPMKAATVCKAGRCVWVPGPVIVGAGPSGLAVAACLKEKGVPSVVLERSHCIASLWQLKTYDRLHLHLPKKYCELPLMAFPSHFPKYPTKEQFVAYLEAYASRFDVRPVFGHTVVSAEYDERIRLWRVRTSWGADQEDGVEYVSRWLVAATGENAEAVVPDIDGMGDFNGTIMHTSLYKSGHMFEGKKVLVVGCGNSGMEVCLDLSNHNARPCIVARDSVHILPREMLGFSTFGLSMWLLKWLPMRTVDSFLLLASRLMLGDTARFGLRRPHLGPLELKSLYGKTPVLDVGTLAKIKSGDIKVRPAIKRLTGHGAEFVDGRLEDFDAIVLATGYKSNVPSWLKEREFFSEKDGLPRKPFPNGWKGKQGLFAVGLTRRGLMGASVDARRIAYDIEQCWKAEAKQPSTL encoded by the exons ATGGAGAGTTGGGGGGAGATAGAAGGTAAAAGAGTCCATGATCCTTCCTTGAATCTCTTCCGTCATCATCCCAGTGATCATTACTGTAAGCCTATGAAAGCTGCCACCGTTTGCAAGGCCGGGAGGTGTGTTTGGGTGCCGGGGCCCGTCATCGTAGGTGCAGGACCCTCGGGACTCGCCGTGGCTGCATGCCTCAAAGAGAAGGGAGTCCCGAGCGTGGTCCTCGAGAGGTCTCACTGCATCGCCTCTCTATGGCAGCTCAAGACCTACGATCGCCTCCACCTCCACCTCCCCAAGAAGTACTGCGAGCTGCCTCTCATGGCATTCCCTTCGCACTTCCCCAAATACCCCACAAAAGAACAGTTCGTGGCCTACCTCGAGGCCTATGCGAGCCGGTTCGACGTCCGACCGGTCTTCGGTCACACGGTGGTCAGCGCCGAGTATGACGAGAGAATTAGACTGTGGAGGGTGAGAACCAGCTGGGGAGCTGATCAGGAGGACGGAGTGGAGTACGTAAGCCGGTGGCTCGTCGCCGCCACCGGGGAGAATGCGGAGGCCGTGGTGCCGGACATCGACGGCATGGGGGACTTCAATGGCACCATCATGCACACAAGCTTATATAAGAGTGGTCACATGTTCGAGGGGAAGAAGGTCCTCGTCGTTGGATGCGGTAATTCCGGCATGGAAGTCTGCTTGGACCTCAGCAACCACAATGCTCGCCCTTGTATTGTTGCAAGAGATTCG GTCCACATTTTGCCCAGGGAGATGCTGGGCTTCTCCACTTTTGGTCTCTCCATGTGGCTTCTGAAGTGGCTCCCCATGCGGACGGTGGACTCCTTTTTGCTGCTTGCTTCCAGGCTTATGCTTGGTGACACCGCCCGGTTTGGCCTCCGAAGGCCCCACCTCGGCCCCCTCGAGCTCAAGTCACTCTACGGCAAGACCCCGGTACTCGATGTCGGGACGCTAGCTAAGATCAAGTCTGGTGATATCAAG GTTCGCCCTGCGATAAAGAGATTGACAGGGCACGGAGCAGAATTTGTGGATGGGAGATTGGAGGACTTTGATGCTATCGTCCTCGCTACGGGCTACAAAAGCAACGTACCCTCTTGGCTAAAG GAGAGGGAGTTCTTCTCAGAAAAAGATGGGTTACCAAGGAAACCATTCCCCAATGGTTGGAAGGGGAAGCAGGGCCTCTTTGCAGTAGGGCTCACAAGGCGGGGATTGATGGGGGCATCGGTGGATGCGAGGAGGATAGCTTATGACATCGAACAGTGCTGGAAGGCCGAGGCAAAACAACCATCAACCTTATGA